The Mycolicibacterium flavescens genomic interval CTCGACGACGGTCTTGTTGTCCTTCTCGCCGTCGGCGCCGATCAGATACGTCTCACCGATACGTCCCTTGTCGAGCACGGTCAGCACCGCTGACGAGTGGTCGTCGGCGTGAATCCAGTCCCGCACGTTGCGGCCCTCGCCGTAGAGCTTGGGGCGGATTCCCCGCAGAACATTCGTGATCTGTCGCGGGATGAACTTCTCGACGTGTTGATAGGGCCCATAGTTGTTGGAGCAGTTCGAGATCGTCGCGGCCACACCGAACGATCGAACCCAGGCCCGTACCAGCAGATCGCTGCCGGCCTTGGTCGACGAGTACGGAGACGACGGGTTGTACGGCGTCTGCTCGGTGAACCGGCGCGGGTCGTCGAGCTCCAGCTCCCCGTACACCTCGTCGGTCGAGATGTGATGGAAGCGCGTGCCGTGCCTGCGCGCGGCCTCGAGCAACGTGAAGGTGCCCGCGAGGTTGGTGTGCAGGAACGGCTCCGGGTTGTCCAGCGAATTGTCGTTGTGCGATTCGGCGGCGTAGTGCACGACCGCGTCCACCGACGCGAACAGCTCGTCGACCAACGGGGCATCCGCGATGTCGCCGTGCACGAACGTCATTCGGTCGTCGGGCAGTCCCGCGAGCGAGGCGCGGTTGCCCGCATAGGTCAGCTTGTCGAGCACGGTGACGTGATGATCCGTGTGGTCGATGACGTACCGCACGAAATTCGAGCCGATAAAGCCCGCTCCACCAGTGACGAGGAGACGCGACATCACCGTCCCCTGTTCAGAAGGTCCAATAGATAGCCGCCGTAGCCAGACTTCATTAAAGGCGTGGCACGTTCCCGTAATTCGTCGTCGCTGATCCAGCCCTGCAGCCAGGCGATCTCTTCGGGAGCGCCGATCTTCAGACCGGTGCGTCGTTCCATGGTGCGCACATACTCGGCGGCGTCGGTCATCTGGTCGAAGGTGCCGGTGTCCAGCCAGGCGGTTCCGCGGGGCAGCACGTGCACCTGCAGCCGCTCCTGCTCGAGATAGCAGCGGTTGACATCGGTGATCTCGTACTCACCGCGGGCACTCGGCTTGAGGCCCTTGGAGATCTCGACCACGTCGTTGTCGTAGAAGTACAGACCCGGTACGACGTAGTTGCTTTTGGGCTGCTCGGGTTTCTCCTCCAAGGAGATTGCCGAGCCATTGTCGTCGAACTCGATCACACCGTATGCGGACGGCTCCGCCACCCAATAGGCGAAGATTGCGCCGCCGTCGATCGTGGTGAACCGTTTGAGCTGGCTGCCCAGCCCCGGGCCGTACAACAGGTTGTCGCCGAGCACGAGGGACACGTTGTCGGTGCCGAT includes:
- the rmlA gene encoding Glucose-1-phosphate thymidylyltransferase, with translation MRGIILAGGSGTRLHPITLGVSKQLMPVYDKPMVYYPLSTLMLAGIRDILVITTPHDADGFERLLGDGSRFGVSITYAKQPSPDGLAQAFTIGETFIGTDNVSLVLGDNLLYGPGLGSQLKRFTTIDGGAIFAYWVAEPSAYGVIEFDDNGSAISLEEKPEQPKSNYVVPGLYFYDNDVVEISKGLKPSARGEYEITDVNRCYLEQERLQVHVLPRGTAWLDTGTFDQMTDAAEYVRTMERRTGLKIGAPEEIAWLQGWISDDELRERATPLMKSGYGGYLLDLLNRGR
- the rmlB_3 gene encoding dTDP-glucose 4,6-dehydratase; this encodes MSRLLVTGGAGFIGSNFVRYVIDHTDHHVTVLDKLTYAGNRASLAGLPDDRMTFVHGDIADAPLVDELFASVDAVVHYAAESHNDNSLDNPEPFLHTNLAGTFTLLEAARRHGTRFHHISTDEVYGELELDDPRRFTEQTPYNPSSPYSSTKAGSDLLVRAWVRSFGVAATISNCSNNYGPYQHVEKFIPRQITNVLRGIRPKLYGEGRNVRDWIHADDHSSAVLTVLDKGRIGETYLIGADGEKDNKTVVESILTLMGQPADAYDHVTDRAGHDLRYAIDSTKLREELGWRPQYQDFEEGLTATIQWYRDHEDWWAPAKDATESFYARMGQ